One Skermanella pratensis genomic window, CGGCTGGTACGGCCGGGAACGTCGTCATCATAGTAGGCGCCGAAGAACTCGGTATAACCGCCCAGGGAAACGGTGATCTGCGCCTGTGCAGCCTGCGCATACAGAGCGGCGGCGGCGATCGCGGTGGTCCCCAAAAGGATCTTTTTCATTTAAGCTACCCCTATCGAGTATTCATTCAACCGACGCAGCCACGATCTTGTCGTCCCCGCTGTCGTCTTGGTCGTATAGATACCTCAATGCTGACTTTGCTGAAGTCCTTTCTGCTTCGTAGTGTGAGCTTTGGGCACATATGTGTTCGATCAGTAACATCATCCATACAGCCTATTAGTAACACTTTTGATTTGCTACTTCGGTTCTATTGTTACTGCTGGGACCGGCAGAGACCTGTTTTTGTCCTGGGTGGCTGCCAAGGCGCCCGGCAGGATGCCGCTGCCCCACGGACGCATAGCGTGAGATGAAAACCCGACCTAGACTGAACACTCCGAGGCGTTGCCCGGCCTTGCCGAGTGTCCCAAACAGCTCCCAAATCACAATCAAGAGTCGCGCCGGGATGGTTTTATGGAACTGATCAATCTGATTATTCTCGTCGCCGTCGCGCTCCTGCTGGTCAGTATCTTCACGAGCCTGATTTCCTTCCGCATCGGCGCCCCGCTGCTCCTGATCTTCCTAGGCGTCGGTCTCGCCGCGGGGGAGGACGGGATAGGCGGCATCGATTTCGACAACACGCCGGCGGCTTTCCTCATCGGCAGCGTCGCTTTGGCGATAATCCTGTTCGAGAGCGGATTCGACACGCGCTTCTCGAGCTACAAGGCGGCAGCCTGGCCGGCGCTGACCCTCGCGACGGTGGGGGTCGTCGCCACCATGGGCCTTGTCGGGGTTGCGGCCCGATTTTCCCTTGATCTTCCCTGGCTGGAGGCGATGCTGGTCGGCGCGATCGTCAGCTCGACCGACGCGGCGGCGGTCTTCTTCCTGCTGCGGGTCGGCGGAATCACTCTGCGCGACCGCGTCCGGTCGACCCTGGAGATCGAATCGGGGACCAACGATCCCATGTCGATCTTCCTGACCATCGCCCTGGTCGAGCTGATCGCGGCCGGCGGGACCGACTCGCCCTGGCATCTGGTCCTGATGTTCGTCGGCCAGATCGGCGGCGGCGTCCTGTTCGGCCTTCTCGGCGGATGGCTGCTGATCATGGTGATCAACCGCATCCGCCTGGAGCAGGGTCTTTACCCCGTCGTCTCCCTGTCGCTCGCGCTGTTCATCTTCGCGGTCGCCGGAACCCTTGGGGGGAGCGGCTTCCTGGCGGTCTACGTCGCCGGGCTGATCGCCGGCAATGCCAAGCTGCGCGGCGCGCAGAGCTTGCGCCGATTCCACAACGGACTGACTTGGCTCAGCCAGATCGTGATGTTCGTCATGCTGGGACTGCTGGCGACGCCGTCGCAGTTTCCCGGGCTGCTGGTGCCCGCAGCGCTTCTGGCCCTGGTACTGATCCTGGTCGCCCGGCCACTGGCGGTCTGGCTATGCCTGGCGCCGTTCCGCTTCACGGCCAACGAGACGACCTTCATCGCCTGGGTCGGGCTGCGCGGCGCGGTGTCCATCCTGCTCGCCATCGTCCCGACGCTGTTCGGGCTGCCCGACGGCCAGCTCTACTTCAACATCGCCTTCCTGATCGTCCTGATGTCGCTTCTGGTCCAGGGCTGGACGATCAGGCCGCTGGCCCATTGGCTGAAGCTGATCGTGCCGCCGCGCATCGGGCCGGTCGATCGCGTCGAGCTGGAACTGCCCGGGCAGGCCGACTACGAACTGGTCGCCTACACGATTCGCGAGCACAGCCCGGTGGTGACCGGGCACCGCCTGCCCCGCTGGGCGCGGCCTTCGCTGATCATTCGCGACGGCCAGGTCCAGACGATCCACAGCGTCCGCCACCTGCAGGCGGGCGACCTGGTCTATCTTTTCACCGCCCCGTCGCGCGTGGCGCTGCTCGACCGGCTGTTCGGCGAGACCCGCGAGCTGGCGGAGGACGACCGGCAGTTCTTCGGCGACCTGAGCCTGAAGGCGGACATCACGGTGGGCGCCCTGGCCGAGCTATACGGCCTGCCCCTCTCGGTTCGGAACGCCAAGCTGACGCTGTCCGACCTGTTCCGGCAGGAATTCCGCGACACGGTCGAGGTCGGCGACCGGCTGCGCATGGGCTCGGTCGAACTGATCGCGCGGGATATGGACGAGGGCAAGCTGCTGACCGTCGGGCTGGCCCTCGAACCGGCGACCCCGCCGGCCGGCCTCCGCATCCCCGTGATCCCCCGGCCGGGGGACCTGCTCCACGCCCTCGACGCCGCCCGCAGCCGCTTCTACTTCCGACTGTGGCAACGCCGCGAGCGGCGTCAGGCTCGCCGGGCCGAGCGGCGCGCACGTCGCGAGTTGAAGCGAAGCGGAGGCGACCGCACATGATCAGCCTGCAACGGAACGACCGCTCCGTGGTTTTCACTGCGGTCTGCCGCTGCAAGGTCGACCAAGGCTGAAGGTTGGATTGACATGATTGACTGGATCACCGGTCTGATGAACTCGCTCGGCTATGCCGGCATCGCGTCGCTGATGTTCCTGGAGAACATCTTTCCGCCGATCCCGTCGGAGGTCGTGATGCCGCTCGCGGGCTTCACCGCGGCCGAGGGTCCCTTGTCGCTCGTGGGGGTCATCGTGGCCGGCGTCCTCGGCTCGATCGCAGGCGCGCTGCCCTGGTACTATGCCGGCAAGAAATACGGCGCAAGGCGGATGCGCCATTTCGCCGAGCGTTACGGGCGCTGGATCACGGTATCGCCCGAGGATATCGACCGTGCCACCGGATGGTTCGAACGTCACGGAGGGGTGGCGGTCCTGATCGGGCGGCTGGTCCCCGGCGTGCGCACCCTGATCTCCGTTCCCGCGGGCATCAGCGGCATGCCCATGATCCCCTTCCTGCTCTACTCCACGATCGGGACCGTGGCCTGGACCGGGGCGCTCGCGGTCTGCGGCTATATCCTGCGCGGCCAGTGGCAGGCCGTGGAAGCCTATATCAGCCCGATCAGCACCGTCATCGTCGCCGGCCTCGTCCTCCTGTTCGCCCATCGCTTCTACCGGCAATGGAACGGGCGCCGGAAAGGCGAGGAGGCGAGCCAGCCCGGCGATTAACGGTCCGACCGAACGCGTCATTGCGCCGATACCCCCGTTCCTCTACAAGCACGCCGAAAAGCTTTTTACCAGAAGTTGCAAAAATTGCCTGGAGGCGACAATGCTTTGGTGGTTCGCTCATTCGCCCTACACGCCGAAGGGCTTGGCGATGCTGGCGGGGATCGGCGTCTCGGCCGGCATCATGGCGAGCGCCGGTCCGGCCGGGGCGGCCCCGGTCACTTCGGTCTACACGTTCGGCGACAGCCTGAGCGACACCGGCAACATCTCGGCCGCGACCCTCGGCCTGCTGCCGATATCGCCGCCCTATGCGCCGGGGCGGTTCTCCAACGGCCCGGTCTGGACCGACATCGTCGCCGGAGCCTACGGCACCGAGTCGCGGCCGTCGCTCCTGGGCGGGAACAACTATGCCGTCGGCGGCGCCACGACCGGCGGAACCACGTCGGTCGAGGGACTGCCGGTGCCCGGCGTGACCTTGCAGACTCTGAGCTTCCTGTCGCGGCTGCCGCCTTCAGGTGCCGACCCCGACGCCCTCTACATCGTCTACGGCGGCGGCAACGACGTCCGCAACGAGTTGGGTACCGCCCTGCCGGCCGAAACCCTGGCAGCGGCGGCCACGGCGAATGTCAGCCAGTCCGTGACCAGTCTCGCCCTGGCAGGCGCCCGCTATATCATGGTTCCCAATCTCAGCGACCTTTCCATGACGCCGGAGTCGATCGCGGGCGGCCCCGCGATCCAGGAGCGGGCCACCTCCCTGTCGGCCGCGTTCAACGCCGCGCTGACATCGGTTTTGGACGGCATCGAGGCGGCTCTCCCGGTCGAGCTGATCCCGCTGGACGTCCGCAGCCTGTTCAACGACGTCGCCGCCAACCCTGCGGGCTACGGGTTTACCAATGTGACCACGGCGTGCTTCAGCGGCGCCATCGCCCGGCCCGGAACCGTCTGCGCGAATCCCGACGAGTACCTGTTCTGGGATAACGTGCATCCGAGCGCCGCCGCCCACCGCATCCTCGGCAACTATGCTCTGGCGGCACTCTCCGACTGGGGCGTGGGCGGTTCCGACGGCGACCCCACCGAGGTGTCCGAGCCGGCGACGCTCGTGCTGCTCGCCGGGGGTCTGCTCGGCCTGGGCCTGCTGCGCCGCCGCCGGTCCTGAGCCACGGGTCAGGTCCGGCCGGAGCGGCGGAACAGGCCGGCCCTGCCCGACCGCGACGGTTCCAGCGACAGTCCGATCTCGTCGATCTTGTCGTCCGCGGCGACGCGGACGATCAGTTCGACGGGACCGTAGGCCAGCCGGTCTCCCGTCTCGACCCTGCCTCGGAATTCCCGCTTGAGGACATCGCACACGGTCAGGTCGGCGTCCTGCGGCGGTGTCGGAAACCCGTAGGTCGCCGCGAGCTGCCCGATGGCGGCGTCGGGCGCCAGGGTGAAGTCGCCGTAGAACTCCCGATCCTCGACCTTCAGCTCCGTCGGGCTGGCGAACAGCCGATCCAGCAGGGGAAGCCTGTCGGGCGACGTGAAGATCAGCACCAGGTCGCCGGTCTCGACCCGGCCAGCCTTGTGCAGGCGCATGGACTGACCGTTGCGGACGATCAGGGACGGCCGGGCCCAGCGGGGGATCCGCTCGCCCAGCGTCACCGGGCTGCCCGCCACCGTCCGGTAGGCCACCAGTTCGTGGCTGGCGCCGCCGGGCAGTTCCAGCTCCACCCTGTCCACCGGCCCGATGCGCGGCGGCACGATGAGGCCGAGCCGGCGCGCCATGGGCTTAATCGTCCAGCCCTGGACCAGGAGCGAGACCAGGACGATGATGAAGGCGGTGTTGAAGAAGATCTGCCCGTCCGGGAAACCGGCGATCAGCGGCAGGATCGCCAGCAGGATCGAGACGGCCCCGCGCAGCCCGACCCACGCGATGAACGCGGTCTCGCTCCGGGTGAAACCGAACGGCATCAGGCACAGCCAGATCGCGAGGGGGCGCCCGACCAGGATCAGGAACAGGGCCAGGGCGATCGCCTGCGGCGCGATGTCCAGAAACTCGGACGGCGTGGCGAGCAGCCCCAGCATCAGGAACATGGTGATCTGGCAGAGCCACGTCATGCCGCTCTGGAAGCGGCGCAGGGACCGCGCGCCGTGGAGCCGGCTGTTCCCGGCGAACATGCCCCCGACATAGACGGCGAGGAAGCCGCTGCCGCCCAGCATCGAGACGCCGGCGAACAGGCAGAGGGCCAAGCTGATGACGATGATCGGGTAGAGCCCCTGTTCGAGGTCTATCCGGTTGACCGCCTGGACGATCAGCCACCCGCCGGCGAGGCCGCCCAGGGCGCCGATGCCCATCTGCAGGAGGAAGGAACCGGCCACTTCCCACGACAGGCTTTGGGCCGAGCCGCCGCCCGCTATCAGTTCGACCAGCGTGATGGTCAGGAAGATCGCCATCGGGTCGTTGCTGCCGGACTCGATCTCCAGGACCGACCGCACCCGTTCGCGTATGTTGATGCCCCCGACCCGGAGCAGGAAGAAGACCGCCGCCGCGTCGGTGGAGCTGACGATCGCGCCCATCAGCAGGCTTTCGAGCAGCGGCATGCCGAAAGCGACGTGCGCGACCGCCCCCACCAGCCCCGTGGTGAGCACGACCCCGACCGTGGCGAGGGTCAGGGACGGCCAGGCCGCCGCCTTGACGGTCTGCCACCGGGTCTCGAACCCGCTGTCGAACAGGATGATGGCAAGGGCGATGGAGCCGACGAAATAGGCCAGCCCCGCATTGTCGAAGTCGATGCCGCCGATGCCGTCTTCGCCGGCAAGCAACCCGACGCCGAGGAACACTAGAAGCAGCGGCGCTCCGACCCGGAAGGAAATCAAACTTGTCAGGACACTGATCGCTATGAGGCCGGCTCCAACCAGAATAGCCAAGCTCATCATGTCGATCATGCGTCGAAATCCTCATACTTCCTTGGTCCGGGAGACACAAGATATGGGATTTCGACGTTCGTTATTCAACAGCTGGTATGAAGCCCCCCGCCGGGGAATCAGCGCCCCGAGCGGCGGCGGGATGGGTTGCCCTGGGGCGGCCTGCCTTGCTGGGCCTGCGCCGGACGGCCCTGACCCTGGCCATGAGCTTGGCGCGTCTGGTCCTGCCGGCCCTGGGCCGGCCGGCCGTGACGCTGCGGACGGCGGTCCTGGAGAGGAGGCCGGGCATCGGGATCGGCCTGCACGACACCGCCGAGGGAGTGCCACGGATGGTCCTCGACGACCGGGATGCGGACCTTGATCAGCTTCTCGATGTCCTTCAGGTAGGCCCGCTCCTCGCTGTCGCAGAACGAGATAGCGATGCCGCTGGTCCCCGCCCGCGCCGTCCGGCCGATCCGGTGGACGTAGCTTTCCGGAACGTTCGGAAGGTCGTAGTTGATCACGTGGGTAATGCCGTCGATATCGATGCCGCGGGCGGCGATGTCGGTGGCGACCAGCACGCGGATCTCGCCGGAGCGGAAATTCTCCAGCGCCCGCTGGCGGGCTGTCTGCGACTTGTTGCCGTGGATCGCTTCGGCCCGGACCGCGATCTGGCCGAGTTGCTCGACGACCCGGTTGGCGCCGTGCTTGGTCCGCGTGAACACCAGCGCGCGCCCGATGTCCGGCCGCTTGAGCACTTCGCCGAGCAGGGGCCGCTTGTCCGCCTTCTCGACGAACATGATGCGCTGCTCGATCCGCTCCGCCGTGCTGGAAACCGGCGTCACCTCGACCCGGACCGGTTCGGTCAGGATCTTGTCGGCCAGCTTCGCGATCTCCGGCGGCATCGTTGCGGAGAAGAACAGCGTATGGCGCTTGGTCGGCAGGACCTTGATCACCCGCCGCACGTCATGGATGAAGCCCATGTCGAGCATGCGGTCGGCCTCGTCCAGCACGAAGACTTCGAGCCGGTCGAGCTTGATGAAGCCCTGCCCGATCAGGTCGAG contains:
- a CDS encoding potassium/proton antiporter, which translates into the protein MELINLIILVAVALLLVSIFTSLISFRIGAPLLLIFLGVGLAAGEDGIGGIDFDNTPAAFLIGSVALAIILFESGFDTRFSSYKAAAWPALTLATVGVVATMGLVGVAARFSLDLPWLEAMLVGAIVSSTDAAAVFFLLRVGGITLRDRVRSTLEIESGTNDPMSIFLTIALVELIAAGGTDSPWHLVLMFVGQIGGGVLFGLLGGWLLIMVINRIRLEQGLYPVVSLSLALFIFAVAGTLGGSGFLAVYVAGLIAGNAKLRGAQSLRRFHNGLTWLSQIVMFVMLGLLATPSQFPGLLVPAALLALVLILVARPLAVWLCLAPFRFTANETTFIAWVGLRGAVSILLAIVPTLFGLPDGQLYFNIAFLIVLMSLLVQGWTIRPLAHWLKLIVPPRIGPVDRVELELPGQADYELVAYTIREHSPVVTGHRLPRWARPSLIIRDGQVQTIHSVRHLQAGDLVYLFTAPSRVALLDRLFGETRELAEDDRQFFGDLSLKADITVGALAELYGLPLSVRNAKLTLSDLFRQEFRDTVEVGDRLRMGSVELIARDMDEGKLLTVGLALEPATPPAGLRIPVIPRPGDLLHALDAARSRFYFRLWQRRERRQARRAERRARRELKRSGGDRT
- a CDS encoding DedA family protein, which gives rise to MIDWITGLMNSLGYAGIASLMFLENIFPPIPSEVVMPLAGFTAAEGPLSLVGVIVAGVLGSIAGALPWYYAGKKYGARRMRHFAERYGRWITVSPEDIDRATGWFERHGGVAVLIGRLVPGVRTLISVPAGISGMPMIPFLLYSTIGTVAWTGALAVCGYILRGQWQAVEAYISPISTVIVAGLVLLFAHRFYRQWNGRRKGEEASQPGD
- a CDS encoding SGNH/GDSL hydrolase family protein, coding for MLWWFAHSPYTPKGLAMLAGIGVSAGIMASAGPAGAAPVTSVYTFGDSLSDTGNISAATLGLLPISPPYAPGRFSNGPVWTDIVAGAYGTESRPSLLGGNNYAVGGATTGGTTSVEGLPVPGVTLQTLSFLSRLPPSGADPDALYIVYGGGNDVRNELGTALPAETLAAAATANVSQSVTSLALAGARYIMVPNLSDLSMTPESIAGGPAIQERATSLSAAFNAALTSVLDGIEAALPVELIPLDVRSLFNDVAANPAGYGFTNVTTACFSGAIARPGTVCANPDEYLFWDNVHPSAAAHRILGNYALAALSDWGVGGSDGDPTEVSEPATLVLLAGGLLGLGLLRRRRS
- a CDS encoding potassium/proton antiporter, with protein sequence MIDMMSLAILVGAGLIAISVLTSLISFRVGAPLLLVFLGVGLLAGEDGIGGIDFDNAGLAYFVGSIALAIILFDSGFETRWQTVKAAAWPSLTLATVGVVLTTGLVGAVAHVAFGMPLLESLLMGAIVSSTDAAAVFFLLRVGGINIRERVRSVLEIESGSNDPMAIFLTITLVELIAGGGSAQSLSWEVAGSFLLQMGIGALGGLAGGWLIVQAVNRIDLEQGLYPIIVISLALCLFAGVSMLGGSGFLAVYVGGMFAGNSRLHGARSLRRFQSGMTWLCQITMFLMLGLLATPSEFLDIAPQAIALALFLILVGRPLAIWLCLMPFGFTRSETAFIAWVGLRGAVSILLAILPLIAGFPDGQIFFNTAFIIVLVSLLVQGWTIKPMARRLGLIVPPRIGPVDRVELELPGGASHELVAYRTVAGSPVTLGERIPRWARPSLIVRNGQSMRLHKAGRVETGDLVLIFTSPDRLPLLDRLFASPTELKVEDREFYGDFTLAPDAAIGQLAATYGFPTPPQDADLTVCDVLKREFRGRVETGDRLAYGPVELIVRVAADDKIDEIGLSLEPSRSGRAGLFRRSGRT
- a CDS encoding DEAD/DEAH box helicase; amino-acid sequence: MTSFSELGLSEPILRAISAENYSNPTPIQAQAVPHLIQGRDLLGVAQTGTGKTAAFALPILHRLSENRTRPMSYGARVLVLTPTRELAIQIGESFATYGRHLPLTRTVIFGGVGQNPQVQSMARGVDILVATPGRLLDLIGQGFIKLDRLEVFVLDEADRMLDMGFIHDVRRVIKVLPTKRHTLFFSATMPPEIAKLADKILTEPVRVEVTPVSSTAERIEQRIMFVEKADKRPLLGEVLKRPDIGRALVFTRTKHGANRVVEQLGQIAVRAEAIHGNKSQTARQRALENFRSGEIRVLVATDIAARGIDIDGITHVINYDLPNVPESYVHRIGRTARAGTSGIAISFCDSEERAYLKDIEKLIKVRIPVVEDHPWHSLGGVVQADPDARPPLQDRRPQRHGRPAQGRQDQTRQAHGQGQGRPAQAQQGRPPQGNPSRRRSGR